The DNA segment TTCTCCCTCACTTTCCTCTTCCCATGGTGGCCCGTGGTGTTGCTAAACTCCCTCTCCCATGTTCTCTTCTCTCACTTCCTCCGATTGCGCTGCCTCTCCTCCCACCTCTCTCTTGATCTGCCTTACAACAAGTTGCCTAACCAGCCATTGCTACAACTAGGCTCTGTTACCTAGTAGCCTGACCTGGTCTGCTAGTTGGGTCGATGGCCCCAGTCTGCTGGTGCCAGCGACTGGACACTCGAGAACAATGGTTCTTAGCACTACAATTTTGTAAGTTGCAGTCGTTATCTGAGTTAATGTAAAAGTAGCCTGACCTGGTCTGCTAGTTGGGTCGATGGCTCCAGTCTGTTGGTGCCAGCGACTGGACACTCGAGAACAATGGTTCTTAGCACTACAATTTTCACTTTGCAAAAGTAAGTTGCAGCCATTATTTGAGTTAATGTAAAAGTACTACTTTTTCCTGGATCTGAAGTCTACAACTCATTTATATTATCTCACCTCACTATTTCTTACAGGTAGTTCACATCCCAAAATCTGACTCACGACTTGCTAACAGCAGACTTCCAATTGATATCCAGAGATTGAGATGCCGCTGTCTTTACCAAGCACTGCGCTTTTCGGATCCAATTGAGGACCTTGGAAAGGCATGAACAACTCTTAATAACTTGTACATTTCTTCTACTCAGGATCTGCATTGTAGTCTTCAATTTGCAGTTGGAGATTTATGGCACTCTTTAAACTAGGTTCTGAGCCAACGTAACACTTACACAACAGAAGCTAGTGGAGCGCCTAAGATCTCGTGGAAAATTTATTGCTCTTCATCTACGATATGAAAAAGATATGCTTGCATTTACGGGATGCACCTACGGTCTGAGTGATTCAGAAGCAAACGAATTGAGACTTATGCGGTATTATTAATTAACAACCAAACCACATCCATACAACTATAGTTGTACATGCTGGTTGTATtaatttgctttgtcttctcaATAGAGAGAGAACAGGCCACTGGAAATTGAAGGACATAAACTCAACTGAACAGAGATCTGAAGGCAACTGTCCACTGACTCCAAAGGAGGTGGGGATTTTTCTGCGCGCAATGGGCTATCCTGAATCCACATGGATCTACCTTGCAGCTGGCGAAATTTATGGTGGTGAGAAGTATATATCAAAATTGAGATTGTACTTCCCAAATTTGGTTAGCAAGGTTGTTAGAAACTTACCTATTTTGTTGATTCTATTGACTGCTTCCTAGCTATGTTACTAAACTTCATGCACTTATGCAGGAGGCATTAGCAacaaaagaagagcttgagAAGTTCGACAATCATGCTTCTCAAGTTGCAGCCCTTGATTACATAATTTCAGTTGAAAGCGATGTGTTTGTTCCATCACACTCTGGCAATATGGCAAAAGCTGTGGAAGGCCATCGTCGATTTCTGGGGCATCGCAAAACTATCACTCCTGATAGGTAAACCATGGAATTTTCCTTGAACAGGTGTTACTTTATCCAATCTTGCTATTTCCTCGCTTTATGACTTATGATTTTTCTCTGTTTCTATATTATTTGCTCTATAAATATTGTTCTTCCAAAACAAGGCTTTTATGTAAATAAGTGAGCACtgatcttgaaattttttcttAGATCCCAATATCTCATGGATGGTTTTTTTGTCAGTGCACATTTTCACGTGTGGATGAAGTTAGAGATCCATTAGTAGTACTCTATCCTTATACTTGCATTTATTCTTGATATTTGGTGTCTATCAATCTTCATTAGGTATCTAAGTGTATGTTTATTTCGTTTTCAACATTAGAAATAATATCTTGTATTCTTGTTCTATTTAATCTGCAGGAGAGGATTGGTGGAACTCTTTAATTTACTGGAGAAGGGGGAGCTCATGGAAGGTCTGAAGCTGTCCTCACTTGTTACTGAGATGCATAAATAcaggtgattttttatttatatttacagATAGTCATATGTACAGTACTTCTGTTCCACAATTCACATATTGTACTAAGAATGCATCTCTGTTTGAAGACAAGGGGCTCCTAGGAAGAGATACGGATCCTTACCAGGAAGCAAGGGCAAAGCACGTCTTCGGACGGAGGAATCTTTCTATGAAAACCCACTTCCAGAGTGCATCTGTCTGACCGGGAAGCACTGATGTTATGCTGATGCATAGGTATGCCACTATCCTACGCAGTATGATACTATTTGTTAGTTTGAAGATACAACACTGTTGATTAAAGTGTGTTGTCCAAGCCTTAGCATCTCAGATAACCTTTCGGATGAACTGGTGTCTATTTTTAATCGCAGCTATGTACATCCCATGGGCTCACTCGCACTGGAACTGCGCTAGTGCTTCTCTTTGGCCATTGGAGCTCTACGGATGCTTTGAAACTACACCGATACTCCATGACGCAACTCAGTCAAGGACGTCTTACTTCCAGTGATCATCATCCAATGACCTTGTTGGCCCAGACGGAGGTCTGgtcattgtaatcaagcaacTGTACATGAATCAGTTCATTGCCACAAAATACAGTGAGTTGATATGTAGGTCGTAGCCATGAAAATTTTGGAGAACACATGTGGTATGTGCCTTTGGGAGGATCTGTTGCCTTAAGGGCAATATCTGAAAAATTCTGTAACTAGAATTTGGCCCTCTAAGGAGGAGGTTTACACATACTGTTGAACTGCTTCAGTTTTGCAGTTTTTAAGTGATCATCAAAACTGATGTTTACTAATCCTCTCCACCATAATAGCATCCCTCATGTCCTCCAATTGTATTATCACAATCAGGCACTGTAAAAGAATTGTATCAAACACTAGACGACACGAAATGATTCTGCTATTTGCTTCAGATCCTTGTAATGTCTCTTCCATTGCAGCCCTGCAAAAATGCACGGCTCTTGTTCAGGATCCAAAGTTTTGAATAGAATGTCAACGTTTTTTAGGTAAGGACAATGGTTTTACCTTTTGCAGTTACACTGAATAGATATAGCCTGTTTCCAGCAGCAGTAGCTGTAATGAACACATGGGGTGGCTCCAGCTCAAACTGGTAGTAAGTTCTTTCTGAATGCTCTGCTGTCTCCATGGACAAGACCTTCCCTTCCACATTCTCTCCGATGACCTCTGGCCCAAAGGCGTTGATCACCTTTTGAGGTGTGCCGATCTTTTGGATGGTGGCATCATCAAgatcatctgaatgacagcatcACCAGTGAAAAATCATATCAGCAGAGCAACGAAGTTACCATTTCTATCCCGAGAAGATCTTGCAGTACATCATTTTCTTCAGAAGGACGCGTTCCTCACCTGCAAACCTGCGTACCGGTGCAACGATGACAAACAATCGGCCCTGCTTCGAGTTTGCAAACCGCAGGTCGATCTCCGTGCCACCGAGATCAGCAATCGACACAGGGACCTAAATTGTAGCATGGTGACAGCACCAGTTTTGCACCAGATCAGAAAGTATGTGACTGTTTTGTGAAATTGAAGTTCTGTCAGTAGCTTCAGGCTTCACCTCTTCCCAGCCATCAGGAACTTTGAAGCTGTAGGGGATGATCGGACTCCAGCCGACTCCGTGACCGCCGGACTTATCGTCTGGCCTACGATATGTTCTCCAACCTGTCTGAACAATCAGCATCATGAAAACAATTCAACTTTCTCTCAGACAAAATGATAGCTATTGCTATACGAACCCTTATTGTAGTTTTTCGACTGGAGAAATAGAGTTACTCATCCAGACGATGTTATTAGTGCACTGTTGCATAACTAGGATTCAGATGTTACAAAATCTAGCTTCTAAAGCACTtttgtagatatttttttgtGGAAAATAAATTGCAGAAAAGCTGAAATGTTTCATTTGTAAAGCTGAAACTCAAGAGTTCCCACAAGCTGCAACACTGTGTCTATCATAACTGAGCTTCTGCACAATTAAGTTCAAAGAAGGCCTACGGCTGTGTGCATCCAATGGATGAAGAGGCTGAGATACTtcattccattatctaaaaatgtTCCAAGAAGGCCTAAGAGCATGGACCATTTGTTTGTCTGTAAACTATAATTTCTGAACTGCTCCAACAAACCCATAACACATCTACCAAATTCAAACATATTAAAAAACATCCTAATGTTCGGCAAACTTGGAACTAGAACGGTAGTGGCAAGAAGTTACCATTTTCATCAGGGTCAGACAGCCCGGGGACCCTCCCTGCCAGCAGGCCCTGATTTGCTGCCAGGCCATCACCTGCAAAACCAAACACAGAAGCTCCACAGGCAGCAGCTGAAGAAGCTAATGCATGCCTCCTCCCCACCATTGCTActccctccccttccccctccTCCTGATGTGACACTGACAGGGTGGGCCCACTGCTGCACCTCACAGCTGCAGCTGCCCTGCCCTTGGTGAGGAGGGCTTGCTTTGTGAGGAACAGAGAGGAGCTTGGCAAGAACAGCACTGTGCTGctcatctctgcaagaaaatgTGAGATTAGTTGGGAGCTTGCTTCTCTGTAATTCCTTAGTCTTCTGCCTTTCTGGCTGTTCGTGAAGTCTGAAGAGCTTTGCTTCTGGTTTTTCCAAGAGAGAGTCCTCTTCTGTTGAGTTCTGAACTTCTGATCCATGCTCCATAGGCTGTTTTGGACCACAAGACATGAGTGGACAGGATGATCTCAGAGTTCAGACAAAACTCCTCACCTTAAATTATTTCAGTACTGCCTCTTCAATCCttaatcttctttttttccattTACTTTGGTTTTGCAGATATAACCTGATGCAAAAATCAAATTCTACCAAAGCAAGGTTTTCTTTCATGTGTGTTTTCTTCAGGTTTGTTTTTCTTGTCAGACAATTTAAAAACATGAACGACATGCAAAGAAAAGAATGTTCTTGTGGTGCATGGTAGAACATGTGTGAGACTAGGTGTCACAGATATGGCATATACGTGGTCTAAAAAAAGGCGAAATTTTCTGTGAAGACGACCATTTGGGTGCAAACACCCTTTCCCATCTGTCTGATCCACATCCAACGATTGAAACTGATCCCACCATCACACGGCGTCGATTTCTCAGAAAACCCCCCTGCGCGAATTGACAATCTGACAAATTGGTCTGTTATCTTGCCCGCCCGCAGCAGAACCAAGGTCTCGAATGCGGCAAGGGCGGAGAACCAGCAACGGTCTCGAATGCGGCGATCTGGCGATGACCTCGAATGCGGCGATCCGACGACTGCCTCGACGTGAGACCTGCCACTTTGTTCTGCGCCTGCACGACGTCCACGATGAACTCCGGCGACGGCCTTTTGTTCATATGCAAGGTCCTTTTGTTCAAACAGATGCATGCCCACAAGATATTTGGGTCTGCATGATAGACAGATGCAAGGTTCTTTTGTCCAGACAGATGTCCTGTACATTTCTATGAATGTTTGTTCAGACAAAATGTTATTTGGCTCTTTTGTTCAGACAGATGTCATGTACATTTGTATGAATGCTTGTTCAGATCCATGCAGAAGCACTCAAATTGATAACACAATTTATATTGATTACCGATCATAGTACACACTGATATTACACTGAATTGTACAAGCCAAAGTTTGTAACACAATTTACATGTGCTTCTTTCTACTCAAGTTTGTGCCAAAGTTTACAAGCATGACAGCTTTCTGTTTAACTTTACAACATGACAATCTTTCAGTTGACAATCTTCAGCTAACCACAATGACAGTTTTCTGTTTGACGATACAACATGACAGCTTTCTGTTTGACTCTACAACATGTGAAGTTGATCTTCAGTTAACCACCATGTCACAACAGAAAACATGGTTTAGTTAgtagtaacaaaaaaaaatgtctgCATGAGAGAAAAAGACGGAATTTTTATGACCGAATTTTTTAAGTTATAATGTGATCTGTCAAATATGGTGCTAAGTTTTTCACAACTGCTTTTGGACagaaattgaagaaaaaaacataGCACAACAAAACGACAGCAAATTGGCCTGATATATAATGCACTCCACAATGCATTTGCTGGATCTGATCTACGCGTACGCGATACGCTCGTGTTGAAAATTATAAGCTGATCTGTTACATCAGCCGCATCGTACGTCGACCATGAATTCTTCGTTCGCAGATTCAGACCGATTTGGTTTAAGTTTACTTGTTCATGGAAGGTTTCAGTTTATAATTAGTCTTGCCATGTGTAGCAGACTAGGATGCTCACGTACATACATCTCAAGATTCAAGAGCTCCGTTTGTTCTTCCCACATGATTGTCATTTGTATGTACCTTATATTAATACTAGACCATGCATGCTTTTCATCGGCctaaatttatatattatgaaTCCTCTACTCGTTATTATTTTCCAGTTGCTGAATTTCTGGGAAACCAAGTTTTTCCTAGTTAAGCTACCCTAAACCTTATCTGCTAGAACAATACTGAATTAGTTATTTGACTTGCTTGGTTATTTATAGTTCATGGCAAGAAAAAtagaacatatatatatatttgactAGCATGGTCAGTCTGAAGATCAGATCGAAGGATGTGTCAAAATCTATGATTGCTTCAAACTTGCAGCCTTGGAACGCGGAATGCTAATCCTATGTCAGAATCGTTTTCACCTGCGTGCGGCAACTATTCTGGGGTCAAATTCAGGATGAGACATTGGTTTCAACAAGTACAGTATGAAAAATGTGGGAAAATTGCTAACACGATTGCGATCAAATTAAACGGCACCTTGATGTCTACCGCTTGACTCTTGATCGCACCAAAAACTGTTTGGCCGAGGTATATGCATATTACATCTGCAAAACTGTTTCTGACAAGGAACATATATAGATTGGTATTTGGCAAGGAGGAAACATTTTATTTTACTCTTCTTTTTGTTTCGCAAGGGAGAGTTCTTATATTGGTTGTCGACGAGATCAGTTGTCTTAATGTGTAATTTATGCAGAGTTAATGGCAGAAGTAGTTTATGGCGCTGAAGACAAAAGGATATAGATGGTTACTTTTCTAATTTCTAGAAATGACATTATTACTATGTTTTTTGtacttcagaaaaaaaaagttatgaaatGGTGAAGCGTATTAGTTGTCCAGGGTTTCGGCAGATCAGCTTCGGGGTTGCAGGAGAGATCTGTTTCGTTTCACTTTTTTAAGTAATGACAAGTGCATGGTAGAATTGTAAGTAGGTTGTTCgattatattattttctttttgaaaaaaatctgaTTCTATTATTTGAGTAGATAACAATGACAAATCATGTAAGCGCTTTTAAAAACCTGATTCGCTCCAAACCATACAGGATGTTGAGAGATGCTGGCTTTGGAGACACCACTCCTCCCATGGATGACCACAAGAACGGAGTAACCAGAATGGTGGCCAAGAGAACAGAGGTGCCACGATAACAACACAACCGAGTAGGTACAAAATCACCGAACCATTCATGCATATGAACTATTATCATGCATGAGTAGGCTTTAGGATTTACTATTTGGGTGTTAGCCCAAATCTCCAGTGGTCAGGGATCACATAGCAAAAGTACATCTAACCCTCACTGGGCCTGACATATGTTTCTGAGTAAACAAGGTGTGACGGTTTTTCACTCTCCAACGGTCCAACCGATGAATATATGTCTGCAGTGAATAGGAGATTAATATATCAGAATTATAGACCCAATGCAGACGTGACTTATGATCCACGAGTCAGCAAACTAAGTTGCTTAGCGCCGATGCTGATTGAGTAGGTTGTTCTGATGATAGGGCTCCACTGGGTTGCAATATTCTTGGTGATATATATAACCTAGTCTTTTAGAGTTCACAAAAATGGGATACGGTGTCCCAGTCCAGTACCGAGTCTAAGGCTCTGGCCAGTGCAACATTTGAAATAATTTATGTTCGGATCCCACTTAGTGAGCTTGGAATGTTTCAGCCTTTACAAAAGCTGCTTGCAATCCTTATCAAAAGGGCCAAAGCAGATGACCAATTTAATGGAGTGGTGCCTCATCTCATAGATGATGATATATCTATACTTCAATATGTAGATGATATAATTCTTTTTATAGATCATGATCTCGAAAAGGCCCACAATATGAAGCTTCTGCTTTGTGCTTTTGAGCTTGTATCGGGTCTTAAGATCAACTTCCATAAGAGTGAGTTATTTTGTTTTGGTGAGACCCGTTTCATGTCCGATCAGTACACTGAGCTTTTTGGCTGTGGGAATGGTAACCTCCCTATGCGTTATTTAGGAATTCCTATTCATTATAGAAAACTGAGGAATGCGGATTGGAGAGGGGTCGAGGAAAGATTGGAAAAGAGATTTAGTAGTTGGAAAGGAAAGCATCTTTTAACTGGTGGGAGACtgatattgataaattcagtgCTCAGTAGTCTTCCCATGTATATGAtgtctttcttttctttaccGAGAGGAGTGCTAAAAAAACTTGACTACTTTAGATCTAGGTTCTATTGGTAAAGTGAcggtcaaaagaaaaaataacgCCTTGCTAAATAGAACATTTTGTGCCGacccaaagaacaaggaggcCTGTGGATTCAAGATCTAGATACAAAAAATATTGCTTTACTCAGTAAATGGCTCTTTAAGTTGCTCACGTCTGATGGAATGTGGCAACAGCTGATTCGCAATAAATACCTAGGGTCTAAACCCTTATCGCAGGTCCAGTGCAAAACCGGGGATTCTCATTTTCTGGGCTAGTCTTATGAAGGTGAAGCAGGATTTTCTACGCTTCGGAACCTTCTTCATCAAAGATGGCTCTCAGATCAGATTTAGGAAGATCTTTGATTGGGAAACTCACCTCTGCGAGAACAATATCCATGTCTTTACAATATTGTAAGGAACAAATAGGATACTGTAGCAGAAGTACTTCAAACTTTCCCGCCAAATATTTCCTTTAGAAGAGACCTAATAGGGCAAAAATTAGTAGCGTGGGATGCTGTGCTTTCTCAAACCACTAATATCGTGCTTACTCATGAGCAAGATGAGTTCTGTTGGAATCTAACCCCGAGTGGGATGTTCTCGGTGAAATCTCATTATCTTGCCTTAGTGCATTGTGATATTCCAAATATTAACAACCAACTGTGGAAACTGAAGGTGCCTCTTAAAGTTAGaatcttcctttggtacttACGACAAGGTGTTGTTCTCACTAAAGACAATTTGGCTAAGCGGAATTGGCAAGGTAGTACGAGATGCTGTTTTTGTCACCATGAAGAAACAATTAAACATCTTTTTTTCGACTGCCGTCTTGCCCGTACCGTTTGGTCTATTATACAATCGGCTTCAAGACTCTTCCGACCACGTTGTGTATCACATATGTTTGATGCCTGGTTATATGGTATTAGGAAGGACTTGAAACTGAAAGTCCTGCTAGGGGCGGCGGCTGTATGCTAGTCGCTTTGGTTATGCAGGAATGACATGGTTTTTGACAAAAGATGTATTTCATCTCCTTTGCAGTTTATCTACCTTTGTACACACTGGCTCCGTACCTGGGCTATTTTGCAGAAGCCAGAATCTCGGGTTACGGTTACGACAGCTTGTCAGTATTTGGAGAGGGTGGTCAAGGATTGTTTTATCCAGGTGTATGGGTGGCGGTCTAGATGGTCAATCGGGCGTCATAGCATCTCATGTCTTCGTTGGTTTTAATGtcttttgtcttttgttttgGCTATGTGCATATTTTGCAGAGGCCGGAAGGTTTCTCAGATTTATTGTATCACCTAGATGTAATTCTTTGAGATCAATAAAATCTT comes from the Phragmites australis chromosome 22, lpPhrAust1.1, whole genome shotgun sequence genome and includes:
- the LOC133904860 gene encoding O-fucosyltransferase 38 isoform X3; translated protein: MTVRSNGGLNQMRTGICDMVAVARLVNATLVIPQLDKRSFWQDTSTFKDIFDEPHFIKALEGDVHIVSDLPQSLQSVPRARKHFTSWSSASYYEELKELWKDHKVVHIPKSDSRLANSRLPIDIQRLRCRCLYQALRFSDPIEDLGKKLVERLRSRGKFIALHLRYEKDMLAFTGCTYGLSDSEANELRLMRERTGHWKLKDINSTEQRSEGNCPLTPKEVGIFLRAMGYPESTWIYLAAGEIYGGEKYISKLRLYFPNLVSKEALATKEELEKFDNHASQVAALDYIISVESDVFVPSHSGNMAKAVEGHRRFLGHRKTITPDRRGLVELFNLLEKGELMEGLKLSSLVTEMHKYRQGAPRKRYGSLPGSKGKARLRTEESFYENPLPECICLTGKH
- the LOC133904861 gene encoding psbP domain-containing protein 4, chloroplastic isoform X1; amino-acid sequence: MDQKFRTQQKRTLSWKNQKQSSSDFTNSQKGRRLRNYREASSQLISHFLAEMSSTVLFLPSSSLFLTKQALLTKGRAAAAVRCSSGPTLSVSHQEEGEGEGVAMVGRRHALASSAAACGASVFGFAGDGLAANQGLLAGRVPGLSDPDENGWRTYRRPDDKSGGHGVGWSPIIPYSFKVPDGWEEVPVSIADLGGTEIDLRFANSKQGRLFVIVAPVRRFADDLDDATIQKIGTPQKVINAFGPEVIGENVEGKVLSMETAEHSERTYYQFELEPPHVFITATAAGNRLYLFSVTAKGLQWKRHYKDLKQIAESFRVV
- the LOC133904861 gene encoding psbP domain-containing protein 4, chloroplastic isoform X2, whose protein sequence is MAWQQIRACWQGGSPGCLTLMKMTGWRTYRRPDDKSGGHGVGWSPIIPYSFKVPDGWEEVPVSIADLGGTEIDLRFANSKQGRLFVIVAPVRRFADDLDDATIQKIGTPQKVINAFGPEVIGENVEGKVLSMETAEHSERTYYQFELEPPHVFITATAAGNRLYLFSVTAKGLQWKRHYKDLKQIAESFRVV
- the LOC133904860 gene encoding O-fucosyltransferase 38 isoform X1 — translated: MANPRGAAPPFLHPRLRRLLRSPISRCAWLLLAFAALLLLYSLRQVARVDLRRPDPPRQVSSDKLWASNGYGYHACVTPTSRYTVPRESDHYMTVRSNGGLNQMRTGICDMVAVARLVNATLVIPQLDKRSFWQDTSTFKDIFDEPHFIKALEGDVHIVSDLPQSLQSVPRARKHFTSWSSASYYEELKELWKDHKVVHIPKSDSRLANSRLPIDIQRLRCRCLYQALRFSDPIEDLGKKLVERLRSRGKFIALHLRYEKDMLAFTGCTYGLSDSEANELRLMRERTGHWKLKDINSTEQRSEGNCPLTPKEVGIFLRAMGYPESTWIYLAAGEIYGGEKYISKLRLYFPNLVSKEALATKEELEKFDNHASQVAALDYIISVESDVFVPSHSGNMAKAVEGHRRFLGHRKTITPDRRGLVELFNLLEKGELMEGLKLSSLVTEMHKYRQGAPRKRYGSLPGSKGKARLRTEESFYENPLPECICLTGKH
- the LOC133904860 gene encoding O-fucosyltransferase 38 isoform X2 gives rise to the protein MANPRGAAPPFLHPRLRRLLRSPISRCAWLLLAFAALLLLYSLRQVARVDLRRPDPPRQVSSDKLWASNGYGYHACVTPTSRYTVPRESDHYMTVRSNGGLNQMRTGICDMVAVARLVNATLVIPQLDKRSFWQDTSTFKDIFDEPHFIKALEGDVHIVSDLPQSLQSVPRARKHFTSWSSASYYEELKELWKDHKRLRCRCLYQALRFSDPIEDLGKKLVERLRSRGKFIALHLRYEKDMLAFTGCTYGLSDSEANELRLMRERTGHWKLKDINSTEQRSEGNCPLTPKEVGIFLRAMGYPESTWIYLAAGEIYGGEKYISKLRLYFPNLVSKEALATKEELEKFDNHASQVAALDYIISVESDVFVPSHSGNMAKAVEGHRRFLGHRKTITPDRRGLVELFNLLEKGELMEGLKLSSLVTEMHKYRQGAPRKRYGSLPGSKGKARLRTEESFYENPLPECICLTGKH